One window from the genome of Deltaproteobacteria bacterium CG2_30_66_27 encodes:
- a CDS encoding tungsten ABC transporter substrate-binding protein, giving the protein MSRISETLLVLVLLLLTALPAGAEERLRMSTTTSTENSGLLAVLLPPFEKRFGCKVDVVAVGTGKALKLGEAGDVDVVFVHARKLEDKFVANGFGVNRRDVMFNDFVVVGPPDDPAGVGKTQSALEAFRAISSKGSPFISRGDESGTHQKEKEIWASAGIVPKGAWYAEAGQGMGEVLTMAAQKRGYTLSDRGTYIAFRKKTDLVVVRQGDKNLWNPYGIIAVNPKKHPHVNYDLAMKLIDFVTGPEGQSLIAGYKVDGEQLFFVTGEGKIN; this is encoded by the coding sequence ATCTCGCGCATATCTGAAACGTTGCTCGTCCTCGTTCTTCTTCTCCTCACGGCTCTGCCGGCGGGCGCCGAAGAGCGGCTGCGGATGTCCACCACGACCTCCACGGAGAACTCCGGTCTCCTCGCGGTGCTCCTTCCGCCCTTCGAGAAGAGGTTCGGCTGCAAGGTCGACGTCGTCGCCGTCGGAACCGGGAAGGCGCTGAAGTTGGGGGAGGCGGGCGACGTGGACGTCGTGTTCGTGCACGCGCGGAAGCTCGAAGACAAGTTTGTGGCGAACGGCTTCGGCGTGAACCGGAGGGACGTGATGTTCAACGACTTCGTCGTCGTGGGGCCGCCGGACGATCCCGCGGGCGTCGGGAAGACGCAAAGCGCGCTGGAGGCGTTCCGGGCGATTTCGTCGAAGGGGAGCCCGTTCATCTCCCGCGGCGACGAATCGGGGACGCACCAGAAGGAGAAGGAGATCTGGGCGTCCGCCGGGATCGTCCCCAAGGGCGCCTGGTACGCCGAGGCGGGGCAGGGGATGGGGGAGGTCCTCACGATGGCTGCCCAGAAGCGGGGGTATACCCTCTCCGACCGGGGCACCTATATCGCCTTCCGGAAGAAGACCGACCTCGTCGTCGTGCGGCAGGGAGACAAGAATCTTTGGAACCCGTACGGGATCATCGCGGTAAACCCGAAAAAACATCCTCATGTAAACTATGACCTCGCGATGAAGCTCATCGATTTCGTCACGGGGCCGGAAGGGCAGTCCCTCATCGCGGGGTACAAGGTCGACGGCGAGCAGCTCTTCTTCGTCACCGGGGAGGGGAAGATAAATTAA